A window from Candidatus Schekmanbacteria bacterium encodes these proteins:
- a CDS encoding ATP-dependent RecD-like DNA helicase: MAVIQGIVDRIVYSNDDNGYTVIKLLIEDNRGITAVGNMTGINPGEAIRIEGEWTTHKKFGSQFKVTSYKWVFPKTKRGIQKYLESGIIKGIGPVLAERLIKRFGENVISILDNSPEELKEVEGIGDKKFEVIIKAWQEQKKVRDVMIFLQSYGISPAYASKIYKRYGNSCIAVLKNNPYQMAYDIAGIGFKTADKIAISSGFDPESPERIKAAIIYQLENLLEDGHTCYPQEGLIEECSKLLEINKPELVEEALSSLLERGTLIKESFSDGRQPLIYLNSLYDAEVKISAILKERINTKSLHSICNLESEIENLEYSEKIKLAKEQKEAIKLVFSNNLSIITGGPGTGKTTILKFVTTICRKNALKVLLAAPTGRAAKRLSEVTGMEAKTIHRLLEYNPSMGCFLKNSDSPLKADIIILDESSMIDIPLFANFLEALPPDCSLLMVGDVNQLPSVGPGNLLRDLIESNVIACVKLEKIFRQEANSNIVINAHRINRGDFPKIPKIKREEKGDFYFFEEEDQDKVLNIIKELYCKKIPQKFGYNPFTDIQVLTPMHKGTVGAMNINSVLQNILNPQKKELVRGNKIFRQKDKVMQIKNNYEKEVFNGDIGIIEAIDFEEQNLVVNFDDRYVEYDFGELDELTLSYAISIHKSQGSEYNAVIIPILTQHYYLLQRNLLYTAITRGKKLVVLTGTRKAIWMAIKNNRVQERYTLLKERILKTE, from the coding sequence ATGGCAGTAATTCAAGGCATAGTAGACAGAATAGTATACAGCAACGATGATAATGGCTATACAGTGATTAAACTCCTAATTGAAGACAATCGAGGTATCACAGCTGTCGGCAATATGACAGGCATAAATCCGGGTGAAGCCATTAGAATCGAAGGGGAATGGACTACACATAAAAAATTTGGTTCACAGTTTAAAGTAACTTCCTACAAATGGGTTTTCCCAAAAACAAAAAGAGGAATTCAAAAATACCTCGAGTCAGGAATCATAAAAGGTATAGGCCCTGTGCTTGCTGAAAGACTAATCAAACGATTCGGTGAAAATGTAATTTCCATTCTCGACAACTCCCCTGAAGAATTAAAAGAGGTAGAAGGTATAGGAGATAAAAAATTCGAAGTAATAATCAAGGCATGGCAGGAGCAAAAGAAGGTTAGAGATGTAATGATATTCCTTCAATCATATGGGATAAGCCCAGCATATGCATCTAAAATATATAAGCGATATGGCAATAGCTGTATCGCTGTGTTAAAAAATAATCCCTATCAGATGGCATATGATATTGCAGGCATTGGATTCAAAACAGCTGATAAAATCGCCATCTCAAGTGGATTCGATCCGGAATCTCCTGAACGAATAAAAGCCGCCATAATTTATCAACTTGAAAATTTACTTGAAGACGGACATACCTGTTATCCGCAGGAGGGCCTGATTGAAGAATGTTCTAAACTTCTTGAAATAAACAAACCTGAATTAGTAGAAGAAGCACTCTCATCACTTTTGGAAAGAGGAACATTGATAAAAGAATCATTTTCAGACGGCAGACAACCATTGATTTATTTAAATTCGCTATATGATGCAGAGGTAAAGATCTCTGCTATTTTAAAAGAAAGGATCAATACAAAGAGTCTCCACTCAATCTGCAACCTTGAGAGCGAAATAGAAAATTTAGAATATTCTGAAAAAATAAAACTCGCAAAAGAACAGAAGGAAGCCATAAAGCTTGTTTTTTCAAACAATCTGTCAATAATCACAGGTGGTCCTGGTACAGGAAAAACTACGATTCTAAAGTTTGTTACTACCATCTGCAGAAAGAATGCTTTAAAAGTATTGCTGGCTGCTCCTACCGGACGAGCGGCAAAAAGATTGTCCGAAGTTACAGGAATGGAAGCCAAGACGATTCATCGCCTCCTCGAATATAATCCAAGTATGGGATGTTTCTTGAAGAATTCAGATTCGCCATTGAAAGCAGATATAATAATCCTCGATGAATCTTCAATGATTGATATTCCACTTTTTGCGAATTTTCTTGAAGCGCTACCTCCGGACTGCAGCCTTTTAATGGTAGGAGATGTCAATCAGCTTCCTTCTGTTGGCCCGGGCAATCTTTTGCGAGATCTTATCGAATCAAACGTAATCGCCTGTGTAAAACTTGAAAAAATATTCAGACAGGAAGCTAACAGCAATATCGTCATAAATGCCCACAGAATAAACAGAGGAGATTTTCCAAAAATCCCAAAAATAAAGCGTGAGGAAAAAGGCGATTTCTACTTTTTCGAAGAAGAAGATCAAGATAAAGTCTTGAATATTATAAAGGAACTTTATTGCAAAAAAATACCTCAGAAATTCGGATATAATCCTTTCACAGATATTCAAGTCTTGACGCCAATGCACAAAGGAACGGTCGGGGCAATGAATATCAATAGTGTTCTTCAGAACATTTTAAATCCTCAAAAAAAAGAATTAGTGCGAGGCAACAAAATATTCAGGCAGAAGGACAAGGTTATGCAGATTAAAAACAATTATGAAAAGGAAGTATTCAATGGCGACATCGGAATCATCGAAGCAATAGACTTTGAAGAACAAAATCTTGTAGTCAATTTCGACGACCGGTATGTAGAATATGATTTTGGAGAATTAGATGAGCTCACATTATCCTACGCAATATCAATACATAAATCGCAAGGCTCTGAATATAACGCTGTCATTATCCCAATTTTGACACAACACTACTATCTGCTGCAAAGAAATCTCCTATACACTGCAATAACAAGAGGTAAAAAACTCGTTGTTCTAACAGGGACAAGAAAAGCTATCTGGATGGCAATAAAAAACAATAGGGTTCAGGAAAGATATACCCTACTGAAAGAACGGATTTTAAAGACTGAATAA